From one Pontibacillus sp. HMF3514 genomic stretch:
- a CDS encoding AAA family ATPase: MYFLQMAGSPGCGKSTLAREIGIKTNAVVIDHDIIKSAYMESTNDSDNLYAGKVSYNIDWSLIDFHLSQGFNVIFDSPCFYDVIIPKGKELAMRHNAEYKYIECYLNDIQEVDRRLRTREPMRCQYTALPEGEEGERYKRGFNKSIRPDTEYIAIDTSYPIDSYMERVLDYIGRVKTS, from the coding sequence ATGTATTTTCTTCAAATGGCAGGGTCTCCTGGATGTGGAAAATCTACTTTAGCTAGAGAAATTGGAATAAAAACAAATGCGGTTGTAATTGATCACGATATTATTAAGTCAGCTTACATGGAATCAACTAATGATTCTGATAACTTATATGCAGGAAAGGTTTCCTATAATATTGATTGGTCATTAATTGATTTTCATCTATCTCAAGGCTTCAATGTCATTTTTGATAGCCCATGCTTTTATGATGTCATTATTCCAAAAGGAAAAGAGTTGGCTATGAGGCATAATGCTGAATACAAATATATAGAATGTTATCTGAACGACATACAAGAGGTTGATAGAAGGTTAAGAACTAGGGAACCAATGAGATGCCAGTACACAGCATTACCTGAAGGAGAAGAAGGGGAGCGGTATAAAAGAGGCTTTAATAAAAGCATAAGACCAGATACGGAATATATTGCTATAGACACTTCCTATCCAATAGATAGTTACATGGAGAGAGTTCTTGACTATATAGGGAGAGTTAAGACCTCATAA
- a CDS encoding HD domain-containing protein: MKVDDPIHREISILDKDMQDLIKTKAFMRLANIKQQGNTYYLHPHANHTRYEHSLGVYEMFRKVVNSLVKRNYLILSEYEMRVGMIAALLHDIGHGPYSHCFQQISGQDHGEWFLRIIKEDEEIKSILLRTPNLIDDVISILDGQERFQIIEEILFGSLSVDQLDFWNRDLYHSSINIDQMNLDNLIHSLKIVDRKLVIGLEGIKEIEQMIKIKRALYNEGFGHPFVIG; the protein is encoded by the coding sequence ATGAAAGTAGACGATCCAATTCATCGTGAGATATCCATTTTAGATAAAGATATGCAAGATTTAATAAAAACAAAAGCATTTATGCGTCTAGCGAACATTAAGCAACAAGGGAATACATATTACTTACATCCCCATGCAAATCATACAAGATATGAACACTCCTTAGGTGTTTATGAAATGTTTAGAAAAGTAGTAAATAGTTTAGTAAAGAGAAATTACCTTATATTATCAGAGTATGAGATGCGAGTTGGTATGATTGCTGCATTATTGCATGATATTGGACATGGTCCTTATTCACATTGTTTTCAACAAATATCAGGGCAAGATCATGGAGAGTGGTTTTTACGAATTATAAAAGAAGATGAAGAAATTAAGTCTATTCTCTTAAGAACTCCTAACTTAATCGATGATGTAATTAGTATTTTAGATGGACAAGAGAGATTTCAAATAATTGAAGAGATTTTGTTTGGCTCGTTATCTGTGGATCAGCTGGACTTTTGGAATAGAGATTTATACCACTCATCTATTAATATTGACCAAATGAATCTTGATAATTTGATCCACTCTCTTAAGATCGTTGATAGGAAATTAGTGATTGGTTTAGAAGGTATAAAGGAAATTGAGCAAATGATAAAGATAAAAAGAGCACTATACAACGAAGGTTTTGGCCATCCATTTGTAATTGGTTAA